The Platichthys flesus chromosome 8, fPlaFle2.1, whole genome shotgun sequence genome has a window encoding:
- the clcf1 gene encoding uncharacterized protein clcf1, which translates to MTSLCGVHQHQLILLLAAAMVMAIDSSHNLASERSSIESTYELTKYLEYQLKEIKDVYLTYLGPPFNEKDFSPPRPNSTALSLPIAATRLELWHGLENQARLAQNQKAYSVLLAAVRELARSTLCPSLKTSLLHFCTGLDGLLGSISALMTTLGYTLPPASANMRSSAGELQYPQSGIGGDRPAPLMSQSLYRSRAGSRPEAGHRNTQKRSGVRVVRGDREDGVTVDLIEKKRANSGRRAETTQAGGRSGGSREKGRGDRGRRGKREEPQSRIWTATEDERAGEEGEEELEREVGAERWGRRLLSISEDGEEEGRHSEPGVELSYLDMQRSVSLLQPTIVDNNNNRYSYNLNSRHTDTIRKEDGFFEVKSSGLMLEEGQQTNMEAASSSSAFYHQRRPPRSLFPPTLQPPLSTLSLLYQFGAGERHTLLPQPVPLSLQRGTSLLSPPLTPLLSSSSSSSSSSSSLLSVRPTMNDFARKVEGFWILRELQSWLWRSAKDFNRLKKRLRG; encoded by the exons TCCATCAACACCAGCTCATCCTGTTATTGGCTGCTGCCATGGTGATGGCGATTGATTCGTCACACAACCTGGCCAGTGAGAGGAGTTCGATAGAAAGCACCTATGAACTCACCAAGTACCTGGAGTATCAGCTCAAGGAGATCAAAGACGTATAT CTCACCTACCTAGGCCCTCCATTCAACGAGAAAGACTTCTCCCCCCCGCGGCCCAACAGCACGGCTCTGTCCCTGCCCATTGCCGCCACCCGCCTGGAGCTGTGGCATGGCCTGGAGAACCAAGCCCGCCTTGCCCAGAACCAGAAGGCCTACTCTGTGCTGCTGGCGGCTGTCAGGGAGCTAGCCCGCTCCACCCTCTGCCCCTCCCTCAAGACCTCCTTGCTGCACTTTTGCACGGGCCTGGACGGACTGCTGGGCTCTATATCTGCGCTGATGACCACGCTGGGGTACACGCTTCCTCCTGCATCTGCAAACATGAGAAGTAGCGCTGGCGAGCTGCAATACCCTCAGAGTGGGATAGGAGGCGACCGGCCAGCTCCGCTGATGAGCCAGAGCCTGTACAGATCCAGAGCTGGGTCTAGGCCGGAGGCGGGTCACCGTAACACCCAGAAACGAAGTGGGGTGAGGGTGGTCAGAGGAGATCGCGAGGATGGCGTCACCGTGGACCTGATAGAAAAGAAAAGGGCAAATTCGGGGAGGAGAGCTGAGACGACTCAAGCTGGAGGAAGGAGTGGCGGATCGCGggagaagggaagaggagacagagggaggagaggaaagagggaggagccCCAGAGCAGGATATGGACCGCCACCGAAGACGAGAGagcgggggaggagggagaggaggagctggagcgagAGGTAGGGGCGGAGAGATGGGGGAGGAGGTTGTTGAGCATCAGCGAGGAtggcgaggaggaggggagacatTCGGAACCTGGGGTCGAATTGTCTTACCTGGACATGCAAAGATCCGTCTCCCTTCTTCAACCAACCATCgttgacaacaacaacaatcggTACAGCTACAACCTGAACTCACGTCACACAGACACCATCAGAAAGGAAGACGGATTTTTTGAGGTGAAAAGCAGTGGGTTAATGCTGGAGGAGGGGCAGCAAACAAATATGGAGgcggcctcctcttcctcagctttcTATCACCAGCGTCGGCCTCCTCGATCCCTCTTCCCCCCCACACTCCAACCTCCCCTCTCCACACTCTCCCTCCTCTACCAGTTCGGAGCAGGTGAGAGGCACACCCTCCTCCCCCAGCCCGTCCCCCTGTCTTTACAAAGGGGCACCTCCCTCCTTTCGCCCCCTTTGACcccgctgctctcctcctcctcctcctcctcctcctcttcttcctcactccTGTCCGTGCGGCCGACGATGAACGACTTCGCCAGGAAGGTGGAAGGGTTTTGGATATTGCGGGAGCTGCAGAGTTGGCTGTGGCGATCGGCGAAGGACTTCAACCGCCTCAAGAAAAGATTAAGAGGTTGA